Proteins from one Triticum aestivum cultivar Chinese Spring chromosome 7A, IWGSC CS RefSeq v2.1, whole genome shotgun sequence genomic window:
- the LOC123149873 gene encoding O-fucosyltransferase 7 isoform X1 — MALRRKGRSAGRRAAVRWWLLSLLGAGAAVTAAAALLTVALHVSASATSGSPYRLAKQPREAEELRWEQEFAPPQLASPHARKLDGAAEDAPEKRLWLPAPSRRFVPCVSPSLEYRRPEASRGYLLVHTNGGLNQMRAGISDMVAVARILKATLIIPELDKKSFWLDKSNFSDVFDEEHFIRYLANDVIIEKKLPKELVKAPKSVRYFKSWSGVDYYQDEISPLWEHRQVIRAAKSDSRLANNFLPPDIQKLRCRTFFQALRFAPPIEALGNLLVERMKAFGPYIALHLRYEKDMLAFSGCTYGLSETESEELAMIRGNTTYWKVKDIDPLEQRSHGHCPLTPKEVGMFLSALGYPSSTPVYIAAGEIYGGESHMVDLQSRFPILMNKEKLASAEELRPFSQYASQMAALDYIVSVESDVFIPSYSGNMARAVAGHRRFHGHRKTISPDRKALVHLFDKVDSGLLDEGKKLSQKIIEMHQKRQGSPRKRKGPVSGTRGSDRFRSEEAFYENPLPDCLCQSNDDSIVSI, encoded by the exons ATGGCGCTGCGGCGCAAGGGGAGgtcggcggggcggcgggcggcggtgaggtggtgGCTGCTCTCCCTCCTCGGGGCCggcgccgccgtcaccgccgcggCCGCGCTGCTCACCGTCGCGCTCCACGTCTCCGCGTCCGCCACGTCCGGCTCGCCCTACCGCCTGGCCAAG cagccgcgGGAGGCCGAGGAGCTGCGCTGGGAGCAGGAGTTCGCGCCGCCGCAGCTCGCCTCGCCGCACGCGCGGAAG CTGGACGGCGCGGCCGAGGACGCGCCGGAGAAGAGGCTGTGGCTGCCGGCCCCGTCGCGCCGGTTCGTGCCCTGCGTCTCGCCGTCGCTCGAGTACAGAC GTCCGGAGGCATCGAGGGGGTACCTGCTCGTACACACCAATGGCGGGCTCAACCAGATGCGCGCCGGG ATCAGTGATATGGTAGCAGTTGCACGAATACTCAAGGCTACACTTATAATCCCAGAACTTGATAAGAAATCGTTTTGGCTCGACAAAAG CAACTTTTCGGATGTCTTCGACGAAGAACACTTTATACGTTATTTGGCAAACGATGTGATAATTGAGAAAAAGTTGCCAAAGGAATTGGTGAAAGCACCAAAATCTGTTAGGTACTTCAAGAGTTGGTCTGGAGTAGATTATTATCAGGATGAGATTTCTCCACTATGGGAGCACCGTCAG GTTATTCGAGCTGCTAAATCGGATTCTCGCCTTGCAAACAACTTCCTCCCTCCTGATATTCAAAAACTTCGCTGCCGGACCTTTTTCCAGGCACTTAGATTTGCTCCCCCAATCGAAGCTTTAGGCAAT CTTTTGGTGGAGAGGATGAAAGCATTTGGACCATATATTGCTTTGCATTTACGCTATGAGAAGGATATGCTTGCTTTTAGTGGGTGTACGTATGGTCTGTCAGAGACCGAATCAGAGGAGCTTGCAATGATCAG AGGAAACACAACCTACTGGAAGGTGAAAGACATTGATCCATTAGAACAAAGATCACATGGTCATTGTCCCCTGACGCCAAAGGAGGTTGGAATGTTTCTTTCTGCCCTAGGATATCCATCAAGCACCCCAGTTTACATAGCTGCAGGGGAGATATATGGAGGTGAATCTCATATGGTCGATTTGCAATCCCGATTCCCAATTCTGATGAACAAG GAGAAACTGGCCTCTGCTGAAGAACTGCGACCGTTCAGCCAATATGCTTCTCAAATGGCAGCTTTGGATTACATCGTTTCAGTAGAAAGTGATGTATTTATTCCATCATATTCTGGGAACATGGCACGGGCTGTTGCCGGTCATCGGCGTTTCCATGGCCACAGGAAAACAATCAGTCCTGACAG GAAAGCATTAGTTCATTTGTTTGACAAAGTTGACAGTGGATTACTCGATGAAGGCAAAAAGCTATCGCAAAAGATAATAGAAATGCACCAGAAGAG ACAAGGTTCTCCTCGGAAACGGAAAGGTCCCGTGTCCGGGACGAGGGGCAGCGATAGGTTTCGGTCAGAGGAGGCATTTTACGAGAACCCTCTTCCTGATTGCCTTTGTCAATCGAATGACGATTCTATTGTCAGCATATAA
- the LOC123149873 gene encoding O-fucosyltransferase 7 isoform X2 — MALRRKGRSAGRRAAVRWWLLSLLGAGAAVTAAAALLTVALHVSASATSGSPYRLAKPREAEELRWEQEFAPPQLASPHARKLDGAAEDAPEKRLWLPAPSRRFVPCVSPSLEYRRPEASRGYLLVHTNGGLNQMRAGISDMVAVARILKATLIIPELDKKSFWLDKSNFSDVFDEEHFIRYLANDVIIEKKLPKELVKAPKSVRYFKSWSGVDYYQDEISPLWEHRQVIRAAKSDSRLANNFLPPDIQKLRCRTFFQALRFAPPIEALGNLLVERMKAFGPYIALHLRYEKDMLAFSGCTYGLSETESEELAMIRGNTTYWKVKDIDPLEQRSHGHCPLTPKEVGMFLSALGYPSSTPVYIAAGEIYGGESHMVDLQSRFPILMNKEKLASAEELRPFSQYASQMAALDYIVSVESDVFIPSYSGNMARAVAGHRRFHGHRKTISPDRKALVHLFDKVDSGLLDEGKKLSQKIIEMHQKRQGSPRKRKGPVSGTRGSDRFRSEEAFYENPLPDCLCQSNDDSIVSI, encoded by the exons ATGGCGCTGCGGCGCAAGGGGAGgtcggcggggcggcgggcggcggtgaggtggtgGCTGCTCTCCCTCCTCGGGGCCggcgccgccgtcaccgccgcggCCGCGCTGCTCACCGTCGCGCTCCACGTCTCCGCGTCCGCCACGTCCGGCTCGCCCTACCGCCTGGCCAAG ccgcgGGAGGCCGAGGAGCTGCGCTGGGAGCAGGAGTTCGCGCCGCCGCAGCTCGCCTCGCCGCACGCGCGGAAG CTGGACGGCGCGGCCGAGGACGCGCCGGAGAAGAGGCTGTGGCTGCCGGCCCCGTCGCGCCGGTTCGTGCCCTGCGTCTCGCCGTCGCTCGAGTACAGAC GTCCGGAGGCATCGAGGGGGTACCTGCTCGTACACACCAATGGCGGGCTCAACCAGATGCGCGCCGGG ATCAGTGATATGGTAGCAGTTGCACGAATACTCAAGGCTACACTTATAATCCCAGAACTTGATAAGAAATCGTTTTGGCTCGACAAAAG CAACTTTTCGGATGTCTTCGACGAAGAACACTTTATACGTTATTTGGCAAACGATGTGATAATTGAGAAAAAGTTGCCAAAGGAATTGGTGAAAGCACCAAAATCTGTTAGGTACTTCAAGAGTTGGTCTGGAGTAGATTATTATCAGGATGAGATTTCTCCACTATGGGAGCACCGTCAG GTTATTCGAGCTGCTAAATCGGATTCTCGCCTTGCAAACAACTTCCTCCCTCCTGATATTCAAAAACTTCGCTGCCGGACCTTTTTCCAGGCACTTAGATTTGCTCCCCCAATCGAAGCTTTAGGCAAT CTTTTGGTGGAGAGGATGAAAGCATTTGGACCATATATTGCTTTGCATTTACGCTATGAGAAGGATATGCTTGCTTTTAGTGGGTGTACGTATGGTCTGTCAGAGACCGAATCAGAGGAGCTTGCAATGATCAG AGGAAACACAACCTACTGGAAGGTGAAAGACATTGATCCATTAGAACAAAGATCACATGGTCATTGTCCCCTGACGCCAAAGGAGGTTGGAATGTTTCTTTCTGCCCTAGGATATCCATCAAGCACCCCAGTTTACATAGCTGCAGGGGAGATATATGGAGGTGAATCTCATATGGTCGATTTGCAATCCCGATTCCCAATTCTGATGAACAAG GAGAAACTGGCCTCTGCTGAAGAACTGCGACCGTTCAGCCAATATGCTTCTCAAATGGCAGCTTTGGATTACATCGTTTCAGTAGAAAGTGATGTATTTATTCCATCATATTCTGGGAACATGGCACGGGCTGTTGCCGGTCATCGGCGTTTCCATGGCCACAGGAAAACAATCAGTCCTGACAG GAAAGCATTAGTTCATTTGTTTGACAAAGTTGACAGTGGATTACTCGATGAAGGCAAAAAGCTATCGCAAAAGATAATAGAAATGCACCAGAAGAG ACAAGGTTCTCCTCGGAAACGGAAAGGTCCCGTGTCCGGGACGAGGGGCAGCGATAGGTTTCGGTCAGAGGAGGCATTTTACGAGAACCCTCTTCCTGATTGCCTTTGTCAATCGAATGACGATTCTATTGTCAGCATATAA